In Atribacterota bacterium, a genomic segment contains:
- a CDS encoding RluA family pseudouridine synthase, with the protein MNEIDFPKITGKLQYLEQEKIRVDSFLAKEEVANLSRNRIKELINFGHITVNNRRVKPSYVLKSGDTICFAIPDIQELSLKAEDIPLNTYYEDEHLMVIDKDAGMIVHPTGKVNKGTLVNALLFHCRRQLSGIGGVNRPGIVHRLDKETSGLMMIAKTEQAHHQLSEQIKERKVVKRYITLVHGAVKDEKGYIEASIGRDPKHGNKMAITAIGGREARTYFQVIKHFASFTLLLIRLYTGRTHQIRVHLHYLGHPVVGDKVYGFGKKNNSLIVIERQALHAHFLQFQHPINHQILTFTSPLPDDFLTQLKVLSTL; encoded by the coding sequence ATGAACGAGATTGATTTCCCAAAAATCACTGGTAAACTTCAGTATTTAGAGCAGGAAAAGATTAGAGTGGATTCTTTTTTAGCCAAGGAAGAAGTTGCCAATTTATCAAGAAACAGAATTAAAGAATTAATTAATTTTGGTCATATTACCGTAAATAACAGGAGGGTAAAGCCAAGCTATGTTTTAAAATCAGGAGATACCATCTGCTTTGCCATACCTGATATTCAGGAATTATCATTAAAAGCCGAAGATATTCCTCTTAACACCTATTATGAAGATGAGCATTTAATGGTCATCGATAAGGATGCTGGTATGATTGTTCATCCCACTGGAAAGGTAAACAAAGGTACCTTGGTCAATGCTCTTCTCTTTCATTGCCGACGACAGCTTTCGGGTATAGGCGGAGTTAATCGACCTGGAATTGTTCACCGGTTGGATAAAGAGACGTCGGGTTTAATGATGATTGCTAAAACAGAACAAGCACATCATCAGTTAAGTGAACAGATTAAAGAAAGGAAAGTAGTAAAAAGGTATATCACTCTGGTACATGGAGCGGTAAAGGATGAGAAAGGTTATATTGAAGCTTCCATTGGGAGAGATCCCAAACATGGGAATAAGATGGCAATTACTGCTATAGGTGGTCGAGAAGCCAGGACTTATTTTCAGGTTATCAAACATTTTGCTTCTTTTACCCTGTTATTAATCAGATTATATACTGGTCGTACTCATCAGATAAGAGTTCATTTGCATTATCTGGGACATCCAGTGGTTGGTGACAAGGTTTATGGTTTTGGTAAAAAAAATAATTCCTTGATAGTGATTGAAAGGCAGGCTTTACATGCCCATTTTTTACAATTCCAGCATCCGATTAATCATCAGATATTAACCTTTACCTCACCCTTGCCAGATGATTTTCTGACACAATTAAAAGTACTTTCTACTCTTTAA
- the lspA gene encoding signal peptidase II: protein MRFVIGVLLVIIADQASKIWISSNLELGESIPIINKIFHFTYIQNPGSAFGLLRFSNTTFIVIGLLIILLGIIFLSKIARHSRLIFFSFILILGGSLGNLIDRLRIGSVIDFLDFRIWPIFNVADSAINIGFFFLIIHFLFQPEGARDDNNLEE, encoded by the coding sequence ATGCGTTTTGTTATAGGAGTATTACTGGTAATCATTGCTGACCAGGCCAGTAAAATATGGATATCGAGTAATTTGGAATTGGGGGAATCTATTCCCATCATAAATAAGATATTTCATTTCACTTATATTCAGAATCCAGGATCGGCTTTTGGCCTGTTAAGGTTTAGCAATACAACTTTTATCGTTATTGGTTTGCTAATTATTCTCCTAGGAATTATTTTCTTATCAAAGATAGCTCGACATAGTAGGTTAATATTTTTCTCATTTATTTTGATTTTAGGAGGTTCCCTGGGTAATCTAATAGATCGTTTAAGAATTGGAAGTGTAATTGATTTTTTAGATTTCAGAATATGGCCTATCTTTAATGTTGCTGATTCGGCTATTAATATTGGATTCTTTTTTCTGATAATTCATTTTTTATTCCAGCCGGAAGGTGCAAGAGATGATAATAATCTGGAAGAATGA